A part of Hippea maritima DSM 10411 genomic DNA contains:
- the tsaD gene encoding tRNA (adenosine(37)-N6)-threonylcarbamoyltransferase complex transferase subunit TsaD — protein MILAFDTSCDDTAVAVLKDNGNYVNLIASQIEVHKALGGVVPELAARKHAEVIAALTKEALHKAEAELSQIDFLSVTVGPGLLPSLLVGVSFAKALAYSHSVPLIAVHHIEGHIFAPFFKRELIFPFLSLVVSGGHTHLFLVKGVGEYEIIGKTLDDAVGEAFDKVARLLGLEYPGGPVIDRLSKTGDPYRFKIPQGLKHDKSYNFSFSGVKTYVKNLVNSMGNLSKSDISDIAASFQKASIDILVEKTFKAATEYGVKIVSISGGVSANSYLREAFAEAGKQKGIEVVLPPREMTTDNALMIAYRASFRPFEEATTEFSLIEAKPSIKVGSKLI, from the coding sequence ATGATTTTAGCATTTGATACATCCTGTGACGATACGGCTGTTGCCGTTTTAAAGGATAACGGTAATTATGTTAATCTCATAGCGTCCCAGATTGAGGTGCATAAAGCCTTAGGCGGTGTGGTGCCTGAGCTTGCAGCAAGGAAACATGCAGAGGTTATAGCCGCGCTGACAAAAGAGGCTCTACATAAAGCTGAAGCAGAGTTGAGTCAGATAGATTTTTTGTCTGTCACAGTTGGACCCGGCCTTTTGCCAAGCCTGCTTGTGGGTGTTTCTTTTGCAAAGGCTTTGGCTTATTCTCATAGTGTTCCTTTGATTGCAGTTCACCATATAGAAGGGCATATATTTGCGCCGTTTTTTAAAAGGGAGCTTATTTTTCCATTTTTATCTTTGGTTGTTTCAGGTGGGCATACCCATTTATTCTTGGTTAAGGGTGTGGGTGAGTATGAAATTATAGGTAAAACACTGGATGATGCTGTAGGTGAAGCGTTTGATAAGGTGGCAAGATTGTTGGGCTTAGAATACCCTGGCGGACCTGTTATAGACAGATTGTCAAAAACTGGAGATCCTTATCGTTTCAAGATTCCTCAGGGGTTGAAGCATGATAAGAGCTATAATTTTAGCTTTAGCGGTGTAAAAACATATGTCAAAAACCTTGTCAATAGCATGGGTAATTTGTCAAAAAGTGATATTTCAGATATTGCAGCTTCTTTTCAAAAAGCATCAATAGATATATTGGTTGAAAAGACCTTTAAGGCCGCTACAGAGTATGGTGTTAAAATCGTGTCAATTTCTGGTGGGGTTTCTGCTAACTCCTATTTGAGAGAGGCTTTTGCTGAAGCTGGCAAACAAAAAGGCATAGAAGTTGTCCTTCCGCCAAGGGAAATGACAACAGACAATGCATTAATGATAGCATACAGGGCCTCCTTTAGACCATTTGAGGAGGCCACAACTGAGTTTTCCTTGATTGAGGCTAAACCGTCCATTAAGGTCGGAAGCAAACTAATCTAA
- a CDS encoding divergent polysaccharide deacetylase family protein has protein sequence MQNKAIAIVVALIVFIVQESFAASSLFLLKQKRLAIVIDDMGYDVALANRFESLKMPLAFAFLPDAPFSGELSKKLSKDGFIVMIHMPSQPIDYPKDNPGKHAIYLWTSKAETFRLLNWAYKKIPNAMGLNNHMGSAILRDKTHLDYIMEFLKKHDLFFIDSATVKDSLGCIEAEKFGVMCAKRRVFLDNKKNVAYIKGQIRQALKMLKKRNNVVAIGHCNEKTYEALAQMKKQLKPYLVSVVFVLR, from the coding sequence GTGCAAAACAAGGCAATCGCAATAGTCGTTGCACTTATAGTTTTTATTGTTCAGGAAAGCTTTGCTGCAAGTTCTTTATTTCTTTTGAAGCAGAAGAGACTTGCCATTGTTATAGATGATATGGGTTACGATGTGGCATTGGCCAATAGGTTTGAATCATTAAAAATGCCTTTGGCCTTTGCCTTTTTACCTGATGCACCATTTAGTGGTGAGTTATCTAAAAAGCTTTCCAAAGATGGCTTTATTGTTATGATACATATGCCAAGTCAACCAATAGATTATCCTAAAGACAACCCAGGCAAGCATGCTATCTATCTGTGGACAAGCAAAGCCGAGACGTTTAGACTTCTAAATTGGGCATATAAAAAAATTCCCAACGCCATGGGTTTAAATAACCATATGGGCTCTGCGATTCTTAGGGATAAGACTCATTTGGACTATATTATGGAGTTTTTAAAAAAACACGACCTATTTTTTATCGATAGTGCAACAGTTAAGGATAGCCTTGGCTGTATTGAGGCTGAGAAGTTTGGTGTTATGTGTGCAAAAAGAAGGGTGTTTTTGGATAACAAGAAGAATGTGGCTTATATTAAAGGTCAGATAAGGCAAGCCTTGAAAATGCTAAAAAAGAGAAACAATGTTGTTGCCATAGGACATTGTAATGAAAAGACCTATGAGGCATTAGCTCAGATGAAAAAACAACTAAAACCTTATTTGGTGAGCGTGGTGTTTGTATTAAGATGA
- the cysE gene encoding serine O-acetyltransferase — protein MAKATKALTLTFGVFAVGSFVVLKKTKAIETLKEDIQTVFERDPAARSIPEIVFCYPGLHALWFHRVAHFLWNHDFKFAGRFLSHISRFLTGIEIHPGAKIGKRFFIDHGMGVVIGETAEIGDDVTLYQGVTLGGTSLKKVKRHPTVGRNVVVGSGAKVLGALKIGDNSKIGSGSVVIRDVPENSTVVGIPAKVIKKEKVDKKVDLEHTKLPDVEGKVIRYLLHRIEELEKEISALKEGKPEEIEKERKKEVEELKKIEKYIKSYELEGLD, from the coding sequence ATGGCTAAGGCAACAAAGGCATTGACGCTTACATTCGGTGTTTTTGCTGTAGGTAGCTTTGTAGTTTTAAAAAAAACCAAGGCAATTGAAACGTTAAAAGAGGATATACAGACTGTTTTTGAAAGAGACCCTGCGGCAAGAAGCATCCCAGAAATCGTATTTTGTTATCCAGGCCTCCATGCATTATGGTTCCACAGAGTTGCTCACTTTTTATGGAACCATGATTTTAAATTTGCCGGCAGGTTTCTATCACACATATCGAGGTTTTTAACCGGCATTGAGATACACCCAGGAGCCAAGATAGGCAAGCGCTTCTTTATAGACCACGGTATGGGTGTTGTAATCGGAGAAACAGCAGAGATTGGTGATGATGTAACGCTTTATCAGGGGGTTACACTGGGAGGAACCAGCCTAAAGAAGGTCAAAAGACATCCTACAGTGGGTAGAAATGTGGTTGTAGGAAGTGGAGCCAAGGTGTTGGGAGCTTTAAAAATAGGGGATAACTCAAAAATAGGCTCAGGCAGTGTTGTAATCAGAGATGTTCCAGAAAACTCCACAGTTGTAGGAATACCAGCCAAGGTTATCAAGAAGGAGAAGGTTGACAAGAAGGTAGATTTAGAACACACAAAACTACCAGATGTAGAGGGTAAAGTCATAAGATACCTGCTTCACAGGATAGAAGAACTTGAAAAGGAGATTTCAGCATTAAAAGAAGGAAAGCCTGAGGAGATAGAAAAAGAGCGCAAAAAGGAAGTAGAGGAACTAAAAAAGATAGAAAAATATATAAAAAGTTATGAGCTTGAGGGCTTAGATTAG
- the ybeY gene encoding rRNA maturation RNase YbeY, protein MRKNRMNLTVIVKKPKEFIDQTTIESFVEFLFKKSGENSEKELNIVLVDDDEITKLNEQFKNRKGPTNVLSFYGYDGDILGDIAISSDTIEREALEKKENAKEYLLFIIAHGFLHLVGYTHETMDKFDEMMKKQKELVDEFLKEGVVNG, encoded by the coding sequence ATGAGGAAAAACAGAATGAACTTAACGGTGATAGTAAAAAAACCTAAGGAATTTATAGACCAGACAACAATAGAAAGCTTTGTTGAGTTTCTATTCAAAAAAAGCGGGGAAAATAGCGAAAAAGAGCTCAACATAGTGCTTGTTGATGATGATGAGATAACCAAACTAAACGAGCAGTTCAAAAACAGAAAAGGCCCAACCAATGTGCTGAGCTTTTACGGCTATGATGGTGATATATTGGGGGATATAGCAATCTCTTCAGATACAATAGAAAGGGAAGCTTTAGAGAAAAAAGAAAACGCTAAAGAATACCTGCTATTTATAATAGCGCACGGATTTTTGCATCTTGTGGGCTACACGCATGAAACCATGGATAAATTCGATGAGATGATGAAAAAACAAAAAGAATTGGTTGATGAGTTTTTAAAAGAGGGGGTTGTAAATGGCTAA
- the guaA gene encoding glutamine-hydrolyzing GMP synthase, with protein sequence MDKIVILDFGSQYTQLIARKIRELGVYAEIIPFNKDFDKVDVKGIILSGSPSSIYENDAPLPKKEIFNLNLPILGICYGMQVVANRFGGVIAKAQKREYGLAKLKLLKENPLIDREIDNTIVWMSHGDRLESLPEGFEAVAKTDNSPFAAIQNLNKRIWAVQFHPEVYHSQKGKRLLSNFVFEICNAKANWNMGNFLTQQIEKIKQTVKDKRVIGAVSGGVDSSVVAVLMNKAIGDRFVGVFVNTGLLRKNEPEYVLNLFKKLNVNIRYEDASELFLERLKGIEDPEKKRKIIGHTFIDVFAKIAKEYNNAEFLAQGTLYPDIIESVSVKGPSATIKSHHNVGGLPKDLNFKLIEPLRELFKDEVRQLGRQLGIDEEFINRHPFPGPGLAIRIIGKITKERLKILREADAILIEEIKKANIYNDIWQAFAVLLPVSSVGVMGDKRTYENVLAIRAVDSVDGMTANFSKIDYELLGKISSRIINEVEGINRVVYDISSKPPATIEWE encoded by the coding sequence ATGGATAAAATCGTTATTTTGGATTTTGGATCCCAATATACCCAACTTATAGCAAGAAAAATTAGAGAGCTTGGCGTATATGCAGAAATCATACCGTTTAACAAGGATTTTGACAAAGTTGATGTCAAAGGCATTATCCTTTCGGGCTCACCTTCAAGCATATATGAGAATGATGCGCCTCTGCCTAAAAAGGAAATATTCAACCTCAATCTCCCAATTCTTGGCATATGTTACGGCATGCAGGTTGTAGCGAATAGGTTCGGCGGCGTTATAGCCAAAGCTCAAAAGAGAGAATACGGCCTTGCCAAACTAAAACTTCTAAAAGAAAATCCCCTGATCGACAGAGAAATAGATAATACAATTGTCTGGATGAGCCATGGGGATAGGCTGGAGAGTCTTCCTGAGGGTTTTGAGGCTGTAGCAAAAACAGACAACTCACCGTTTGCTGCCATTCAAAATCTAAACAAAAGGATATGGGCAGTTCAGTTCCATCCGGAGGTTTACCACTCTCAGAAGGGCAAAAGACTCTTATCCAACTTCGTATTTGAAATATGCAACGCTAAAGCCAACTGGAATATGGGTAATTTCTTGACCCAACAGATAGAAAAAATTAAGCAAACCGTCAAAGACAAGCGCGTAATAGGCGCCGTATCCGGAGGAGTTGATTCAAGCGTAGTGGCCGTCTTGATGAATAAGGCTATAGGTGATAGATTTGTAGGTGTATTTGTGAATACAGGCCTTTTAAGGAAAAATGAACCAGAATATGTTTTAAACCTATTTAAAAAACTCAATGTAAACATAAGATACGAGGATGCATCTGAGTTGTTTTTGGAAAGGCTCAAAGGGATTGAAGACCCGGAGAAAAAAAGGAAGATTATTGGCCATACATTCATCGATGTTTTTGCCAAAATTGCTAAGGAATACAACAATGCAGAGTTTTTAGCCCAGGGCACACTCTACCCAGATATTATAGAGAGTGTTTCAGTTAAAGGACCATCGGCCACAATTAAAAGCCATCATAATGTAGGGGGGCTGCCTAAGGATTTGAATTTCAAGCTCATAGAACCGTTGCGTGAACTTTTTAAAGATGAAGTTAGACAACTCGGAAGACAGCTCGGCATTGATGAAGAATTTATAAACAGACACCCCTTCCCTGGACCTGGCTTGGCCATAAGAATTATAGGCAAGATAACAAAGGAAAGGCTCAAGATTTTAAGGGAAGCTGATGCAATACTAATAGAGGAGATAAAAAAGGCCAATATATATAACGATATATGGCAGGCTTTTGCCGTTTTATTGCCTGTAAGCTCCGTCGGCGTTATGGGCGATAAAAGAACCTATGAAAACGTTTTGGCAATAAGAGCGGTAGACAGTGTCGACGGTATGACAGCAAACTTTAGCAAAATAGATTATGAACTTTTGGGCAAGATATCAAGCCGCATCATAAACGAAGTTGAGGGTATAAATAGGGTGGTATACGATATATCCTCAAAACCACCAGCAACAATTGAGTGGGAGTAA
- a CDS encoding HD family phosphohydrolase, whose amino-acid sequence MENKGKKEKLKENIYHKLDRLFNEHVVVGLFFLAIILINLPRSSSTYYNLQVGDIAPKTIRSTVSMLVEDKEATKKRVESALNNVPPVFDYNPQAISSTIDSIKKAFSLINPQDPQSSIDQFFKTLKIKPSHTLYLRILKYEPKQIIKYASIALKELQGLYIVPSVRELYKFSPNKIIVRDIKKPDEEKLIPKDDVTDVLRAKIIAYNTLRDEIDDAGLRNTVWDLISQLIMPNLTFNSLATQKKKEEAAKKVNKVFFKISKGEIIVRSGDVITKADYLKLNALNSIKQKENAYVKFIANILLFFLMSIVLFKIYEITKAKKNKWLTKRRILSITETLIIIQFLIFKLFNYLANVVSFSSADFPQSAIMFSTPFAVAAMMLAIMIDFELAFLTSILLSVSSWLITSADSASNFGLYVFFGSIAGALGIRRERTRTGIIKAGIYVSLSSIILIVIFHLLKGGQINKVMATELVLGLGSGVLSSIIVSGLLPVFEYTFNMTTDIKLLELGNLNNPLLKELAIKAPGTYHHSIVVSSLAEAAASEIGANPLIAKVGSYYHDIGKIKKPMYFVENQTDGINPHDNLKPSISALIIKNHVKYGVEIAKKHRLGNYIIDIIQQHHGTSLIKYFYNKAKENGLNPKEENFRYPGPKPQTKEAGIVMIADEVEAASKTLSNPTVAHLNDFVREITNKIFLDGQLDECELTLKDLNKITTSFVNVLVGIFHHRIEYPDEEKQNELNGDSKKT is encoded by the coding sequence ATGGAAAATAAAGGCAAAAAAGAAAAGCTAAAAGAAAACATATACCACAAATTAGACAGACTGTTTAACGAACATGTGGTAGTGGGTTTGTTTTTCTTGGCCATCATCCTAATCAATCTACCACGTTCGTCATCTACATACTACAACCTCCAGGTAGGCGATATAGCGCCAAAAACCATACGATCAACCGTTTCTATGCTTGTTGAAGATAAAGAGGCTACAAAAAAGAGGGTTGAGAGTGCCCTAAACAACGTTCCTCCCGTATTTGACTACAACCCTCAAGCCATATCGTCAACTATAGACTCCATAAAAAAGGCCTTCTCTTTGATAAATCCCCAAGACCCCCAAAGCTCAATAGATCAATTTTTCAAAACCCTAAAGATAAAACCTAGCCACACTCTATACTTAAGGATTCTGAAGTATGAGCCAAAACAGATAATAAAATACGCCTCAATAGCACTAAAAGAGCTTCAAGGATTATATATTGTTCCATCTGTAAGAGAGCTATATAAATTCTCTCCAAACAAAATAATAGTAAGGGATATAAAAAAACCTGATGAGGAAAAACTTATACCAAAAGACGATGTAACCGATGTATTAAGGGCTAAAATTATAGCATACAATACATTAAGGGATGAGATAGACGATGCGGGCTTGCGCAATACAGTTTGGGATCTAATATCACAACTCATCATGCCAAACCTGACCTTTAACTCATTGGCTACGCAGAAAAAGAAAGAGGAAGCCGCCAAGAAAGTAAACAAGGTTTTCTTTAAAATATCAAAAGGCGAAATCATCGTCCGCAGCGGGGATGTGATTACAAAGGCAGACTATTTAAAGCTAAATGCATTAAACTCAATAAAACAAAAAGAGAATGCCTATGTAAAATTCATAGCCAATATACTCCTATTCTTCCTTATGTCCATAGTCTTGTTTAAAATATACGAAATAACCAAGGCCAAAAAAAACAAATGGCTAACAAAAAGAAGGATATTAAGCATAACAGAAACACTCATTATAATTCAATTCTTGATCTTTAAGTTATTTAACTACCTGGCAAATGTAGTTAGTTTCTCTTCTGCAGACTTTCCTCAAAGCGCTATTATGTTCAGCACTCCGTTTGCCGTTGCAGCTATGATGCTTGCAATAATGATAGACTTTGAATTAGCCTTTTTGACATCCATACTTTTAAGTGTTTCCTCATGGCTCATAACATCCGCTGATTCTGCGTCTAATTTTGGGCTTTACGTATTTTTTGGCAGTATAGCAGGAGCCTTGGGTATAAGACGCGAAAGAACCAGAACCGGCATAATAAAAGCGGGCATATACGTCTCCTTAAGCAGCATAATTCTTATAGTCATATTCCATCTATTAAAGGGTGGTCAGATTAACAAGGTTATGGCTACAGAGCTTGTTCTTGGCCTTGGAAGCGGAGTCCTTTCATCTATCATAGTAAGCGGATTACTACCGGTATTTGAATATACATTTAACATGACTACAGACATAAAACTTCTGGAGTTGGGAAATCTCAATAACCCCCTACTAAAAGAGCTTGCCATTAAAGCACCGGGTACATATCACCACAGCATTGTTGTTTCAAGTTTAGCTGAGGCAGCAGCAAGTGAGATCGGTGCAAATCCACTAATAGCAAAGGTTGGCTCATACTATCACGATATAGGTAAGATTAAAAAACCGATGTATTTTGTAGAGAATCAAACAGACGGGATAAACCCTCATGACAACCTAAAACCATCAATAAGTGCATTAATCATCAAAAACCATGTAAAATATGGGGTCGAAATAGCCAAAAAACATAGGTTAGGTAATTACATTATAGACATCATACAGCAACACCATGGCACAAGCCTTATAAAGTACTTTTACAATAAAGCAAAAGAGAATGGTCTTAATCCCAAAGAGGAGAATTTTAGATACCCAGGCCCCAAGCCACAAACCAAGGAAGCTGGTATCGTTATGATAGCAGACGAGGTAGAAGCCGCATCAAAAACCCTCTCCAATCCAACAGTCGCCCATCTAAACGATTTTGTGAGGGAGATAACCAATAAGATTTTCTTGGATGGTCAATTGGACGAGTGTGAATTGACGTTAAAGGATTTAAACAAGATAACAACGAGTTTTGTAAATGTTCTGGTGGGCATATTCCACCACAGAATTGAATACCCTGATGAGGAAAAACAGAATGAACTTAACGGTGATAGTAAAAAAACCTAA